In Thalassophryne amazonica unplaced genomic scaffold, fThaAma1.1, whole genome shotgun sequence, the following proteins share a genomic window:
- the LOC117505869 gene encoding haze protective factor 1-like, which yields MSLIVQTDYPAAQTGSTVTQSGSPSTRTGSTVTQSGSPSTRTGSTVTQSGSPSAWTGSTAEVTQEHQITTVPSANTAMSTVTMAATNDTEVQPTADGADGNLMVASTHGTNSATASLNSDTAPVSKVTGSATGTLTLQTSFKAETTGGAPAVAAVPGWGIALLVLASLVLLLLFLLLIGLLLWCCYRGRHKSFSPYENLDHKGDIPLYTTHGRFEGCNGTPEVIS from the exons ATGTCCCTCATTGTCCAGACTGATTACCCTGCAGCCCAGACTGGTTCCACTGTCACTCAGTCTGGTTCTCCCTCAACCCGGACCGGTTCCACTGTCACTCAGTCCGGTTCTCCCTCAACCCGGACAGGTTCCACTGTCACTCAGTCCGGTTCTCCCTCAGCCTGGACCGGTTCCACTGCTGAAGTGACGCAAGAACACCAAATCACTACAGTGCCAAGTGCCAACACAGCCATGTCTACGGTTACAATGGCGGCCACCAATGACACCGAAGTCCAGCCCACTGCAGATGGTGCAGACGGGAATTTGATGGTAGCGTCCACCCATGGCACAAATTCTGCTACAGCTTCTCTGAACAGCGACACAGCACCTGTTAGTAAAGTGACAGGAAGTGCCACAGGAACCCTCACGTTACAGACATCATTCAAAGCGGAGACCACAGGTGGTGCTCCAGCTGTCGCTGCTGTTCCAGGATGGGGAATAGCTCTGCTAGTCCTAGCATCACTAGTACTGCTGCTGCTATTTCTACTGCTAATCGGACTG TTACTGTGGTGCTGCTACAGGGGGCGCCACAAGAGCTTCAGCCCCTATGAGAACCTGGACCACAAAGGCGACATCCCCCTGTACACCACGCACGGCCGCTTCGAAGGATGCAACGGGACACCT GAGGTGATCAGTTGA